One Methylorubrum extorquens genomic window, GAATGGCTGCTGCATGCCGCAGGGGCCGGGGCCGTCGATCTCCTTGGCCAGCGAGACATAGGCCGTCGGCTGCACGAGCTTGCGCGCGATGCACATCTGTTCGGCTTGGTCACGCCATGCCTCCCGGCGCTCGAACCGGTTGATCGCACAGCCCGTGAGCCCCGCGCCGAACAGCACCAGGGCCGAGAACGCTAACGCTTTACGCCACATGGACGCGACGATGCGCAGCGTCCCGTAAACGAGCCGCTAACGATGCGCGATCGGATCCGCTCCCATGTGGAGCGGTGTTGACAGATTCGACCCAGCCCCCGACTCGGATGGCATGATTTCGCTTCTCGACATCCGCGCCCGTGTCGCCGCCGGCGCCCTCTCGGCGGCGGACGCGATCCGAACGGCGCGCGAGCGGATCGCCGAACGCGACCCCGCCATCGGCGCCGTGCTCCGCACCGCCCCCGAGGCAACGGTGCGTGAGAGCGGGCCGCTCGCCGGCATCGCGGTGGGGATCAAGGACATCATCGACACCGCCGACATGGCGACCGAGTCCGGTTCGGAGATCTATGCCGGCTGGCGGCCGCGGGCCGACGCGGCGATCGTCTCGCGGCTGCGCGCACTCGGCGCCGTGCCGCTCGCCAAGACCGCGACCACGGCCTTTGCCGGCCTCGACCCCGCCGCCACCGTGAACCCACGCGATCCCGGCCATACACCCGGCGGCTCCTCTTCGGGCTCGGCCGCGGCGGTCGCCGCCGGGATGCTGCCCCTGGCGCTCGGCACCCAGACCGGCGGCTCGGTGATCCGTCCGGCGGCCTTCTGTGGGATCGCGGCGATCAAGCCCTCGTTCCGGCTGCTGCCGACGGTGGGCGTTAAGACCTTCTCCTGGGCGCTCGACACGGTCGGCCTGTTCGGCGCCTCCGTCGCCGACATCGCCCACGCGCTCGCGCTGATCGCGGACCGGCCGGGCATCGAGGCATCCGCACCCGAGCGCCCGCGCCTCGCCCTCTGCCTCCAGGATTTCGCGGGGAGCGCCGACGCCGACGCGCTTGCGGCGCTCGATCGTGCGGCCCGCGCCGCCGAACGGGCCGGCGCGGTTGTGCACGACCTCGTCCTGCCGGAACCCTTCGCGCGCGCCTGGGCCGCGCACCCGACGGTGCAGGATTACGAGGCGCGCCAAGCGCTCGCCTGGGAATATGCCGAGCATCGGGACGCCCTGCCGCCGGTGCTGCGCGGCCAACTCGACCGGGCGCAGGACCTGAGTGCTGCCGATTACGACGCCGCCCGCCGCGAGGCGCATCGGGCGCGCCGCCAACTCAAGGAGCTGTTTTCGGATGTCGATGCGATCCTGACGGTGTCCAGCGTCGGCCGCGCCCCGAAGGGGCTCAGCTCGACCGGGGATGCGCGCTTCAACCGCCTCTGGACGCTGATGGGCGTGCCCTGCGTGACCGTTCCGGTGCCGGGCGACGGCCTGCCGCTCGGCGTGCAGGTGATCGCCCGCTTCGGCGACGACGGACGGGCGCTCGCCATCGCGCGGATGATCGAAGGGGCGCTGGCGCGGGCATAGAGCATCGCGCCCCAGGGGCTTTGTTCTGCTGCGCTCAAGACTGAACGGAAAGCAGGGCCTCGCTAGAGCATCATCTTTTTCCGAAAGCCGGCGGCCACCGTTCGGGACGATGCTCTAGGGCCGTATCCGATCCCATTGCATCGGGCCGGCGTCTCTCGGTCGTTGTTGTCACGCGCATTCTTTCGCCGAGCAGCCACTTCGTCGCGACGCGCCCTACCCGGACTCGGTCCCACGCCGCGTCGCCTTGCGCCGTTCCGTGAGCGGCAGGTCGATGGAGCAGTGTAGACCGGTCTCACTCAGTTCGTAGCGTGTGCGCGCGTCGAGGGCGTAGGGCAGCGCTTTCTCGATCAGCTCGCGCCCGTAGCCACGCCGTTGCGCGGCGCCCTCGTCCTGCAGTCGCTCGACCTCCGTCTCGCTCCAATGCAGGGCAAGCCGCATCCGGTCGTCCTCGGTATAGGTGCGCCACGTCACGCTCAGCCACCCCGTGTCTCCGGCGAGCGCGCCGTATTTACGGGCGTTGGTGGCGAGTTCGTGAAGGGCCAGCGCGAAGGTCTGCACCGTCGCCTTGCGCAGCCGCACGGATGGGCCGTCGAGATAGATGCGGTCGGACGCCTCCCAGGCGCCGAGGGCGTCGAGTTCCGTGACGATGAGCGCGTGCAGGGTGATCGGCTCGATGGTGGAGCGGGAGAGAAGGCCCTGTACCCGCGAGAGCACCGCGAGCCGGTCGTAGAACCGCGCGCGGAACGTCGTCATGGAGTCGCTTCGGGCCATGGTCTGCTCGGCCAGCGAGCGCACCACCGTGATGAGGTTACGCGTGCGGTGCTGCAACTCGGCCACCATCACGCCCTGCT contains:
- a CDS encoding amidase yields the protein MISLLDIRARVAAGALSAADAIRTARERIAERDPAIGAVLRTAPEATVRESGPLAGIAVGIKDIIDTADMATESGSEIYAGWRPRADAAIVSRLRALGAVPLAKTATTAFAGLDPAATVNPRDPGHTPGGSSSGSAAAVAAGMLPLALGTQTGGSVIRPAAFCGIAAIKPSFRLLPTVGVKTFSWALDTVGLFGASVADIAHALALIADRPGIEASAPERPRLALCLQDFAGSADADALAALDRAARAAERAGAVVHDLVLPEPFARAWAAHPTVQDYEARQALAWEYAEHRDALPPVLRGQLDRAQDLSAADYDAARREAHRARRQLKELFSDVDAILTVSSVGRAPKGLSSTGDARFNRLWTLMGVPCVTVPVPGDGLPLGVQVIARFGDDGRALAIARMIEGALARA